In Lachnospiraceae bacterium, one DNA window encodes the following:
- a CDS encoding TRAP transporter large permease produces the protein MSSIAVTCGLIILVLLVIMLLAGVPIAVALAVSSIAAILPVLNTGAAVLTGAQRIFSGISVFSLLAIPFFILAGNLMNKGGIAIRLINFAKLFTGRIPGALAHTNAVANMLFGAISGSGTAAASAMGSIIGPIEEEEGYDRDFSAAANIATAPTGLLIPPSNVMITYSLVSGGTSVAALFMAGYIPGILWGLACMIVIYIFAKKKGYASTKRFTNSEKIKVFFQAIPCLLMIIIVIGGIISGIFTATEGSVVAVVYSLILSLFFYRSIKISELPKIFLDSAEMTGIIIFLIGVSSIMSWVMAFTEIPKAVSTAMLSISDNRYVILFIINILLLIIGTFMDMTPACLIFTPIFLPICQQLGMNTVHFGIMMIFNLCIGTITPPVGTTLFVGVKVGQTKIENVIKQLLVYFAAIFIVLLLVTYVPILSMWLPGLLGYV, from the coding sequence ATGAGTAGTATAGCAGTTACCTGTGGCCTTATTATCCTGGTACTCCTTGTGATTATGCTTCTTGCAGGAGTTCCTATTGCAGTTGCCCTGGCAGTTTCCTCCATTGCAGCTATTCTCCCTGTTTTAAATACAGGCGCAGCCGTACTCACCGGCGCACAGAGGATTTTCTCCGGTATTTCCGTATTCAGCTTGCTGGCGATCCCTTTCTTTATTCTTGCCGGAAACCTGATGAACAAGGGCGGTATCGCGATCCGTCTGATCAACTTTGCCAAGCTGTTTACCGGAAGGATCCCTGGAGCTTTAGCACATACAAACGCAGTAGCAAACATGTTGTTTGGCGCGATCTCAGGTTCTGGTACAGCAGCAGCTTCCGCTATGGGTTCTATTATCGGACCTATTGAGGAAGAAGAAGGCTATGACCGTGATTTTTCCGCAGCAGCAAACATTGCAACCGCTCCTACAGGACTTCTGATCCCGCCAAGTAATGTTATGATCACTTATTCCCTGGTCAGCGGCGGTACATCTGTAGCAGCATTATTCATGGCTGGTTATATTCCCGGTATCCTCTGGGGACTTGCCTGCATGATCGTTATCTATATCTTCGCTAAGAAGAAAGGTTACGCAAGCACAAAGAGATTTACAAACAGTGAAAAGATCAAAGTATTTTTCCAGGCTATCCCATGTCTGTTAATGATCATCATTGTAATCGGCGGCATTATTTCCGGTATCTTTACTGCAACAGAGGGAAGCGTTGTAGCCGTTGTATACAGCCTGATCCTTTCCCTGTTCTTCTACCGCTCCATTAAGATTTCTGAGCTGCCAAAGATCTTCCTTGACAGTGCGGAAATGACTGGTATCATCATCTTCCTGATCGGTGTTTCTAGTATCATGAGCTGGGTAATGGCATTTACTGAGATTCCGAAGGCAGTTTCTACTGCTATGTTAAGCATCAGTGACAACCGTTATGTGATCCTTTTCATTATTAACATTCTGCTTCTGATCATCGGTACATTCATGGATATGACACCGGCGTGTCTGATCTTTACCCCGATCTTCCTGCCGATCTGCCAGCAGCTTGGAATGAATACCGTTCACTTTGGTATCATGATGATCTTCAACCTGTGTATCGGTACTATCACACCTCCTGTAGGAACTACCCTGTTTGTAGGTGTTAAGGTGGGCCAGACTAAGATCGAAAATGTTATTAAACAGCTGTTAGTTTACTTTGCAGCTATATTTATCGTACTTCTGTTAGTAACTTATGTTCCGATCCTGTCAATGTGGCTGCCGGGATTACTTGGATATGTTTAA
- a CDS encoding TRAP transporter small permease — METMLKIKAGIMRVLSIVIIFLFAFMTVIGTYQIVTRYFFNKPSTVSEELLTYSFTWMALLASAYVFGKRDHMRMGFLADKLTGSARKALELCIDALTFALAAVVLVYGGISITRLTMIQTTASLRVPMGYIYVIVPVTGILIMLFSAMNAIQVSKKDFNEKGEVRL; from the coding sequence ATGGAAACAATGCTGAAAATCAAAGCAGGGATCATGCGCGTTCTTAGTATCGTTATCATTTTCCTGTTTGCCTTTATGACTGTGATCGGTACTTACCAGATCGTAACCCGTTATTTCTTCAATAAGCCAAGTACTGTATCTGAGGAGCTTTTAACATACAGCTTTACATGGATGGCTCTTCTGGCTTCTGCTTATGTGTTCGGAAAAAGAGACCACATGAGAATGGGCTTCCTGGCAGATAAGCTTACAGGTTCTGCAAGAAAAGCATTAGAGCTTTGCATCGATGCTTTAACCTTTGCCCTGGCAGCTGTTGTGCTGGTATATGGCGGTATCTCTATTACCAGGCTGACCATGATCCAGACTACCGCTTCCCTGCGTGTTCCTATGGGCTATATTTACGTGATCGTACCTGTTACCGGTATTCTGATCATGCTCTTCAGCGCTATGAATGCGATCCAGGTTTCAAAGAAGGATTTTAATGAGAAGGGGGAAGTTAGATTATGA
- a CDS encoding PatB family C-S lyase, translating to MKYNFDEVIDRSKNRSAKYDEREKKFGRKDVIPLWIADMDFKTAQPIIDAVKAKAEEGIWGYTSRPASYYEAVCGWQKRRNGWEIDKSKISFSLGVVPTLSSIVEVFTEPGDKVLIQTPVYSEFYDVTEGWGREVVESPLVETDGNWSVDFEDFEEKVKQAKIFFLCSPHNPLGIVWEREQLTRLCEICIKNHVLIVSDEIHSDLVFHGKKHIPTATLSPEIAANVISCISGTKTFNMAGLQASAVIFPNMELKAKYDRFWMNLDIHRNNAVSSVAMETAFNEGEEWLEQLLVYISDNFDFIKDYCEKYIPQIHPNVPDATYLVWLDCRELGMSNEELSRFMVEKAGLGLSDGYTFGRSLSGYMRLNAACPRSVLKQALEQLRAAVEAL from the coding sequence GTGAAATACAATTTTGACGAGGTCATTGACCGGAGCAAAAACCGCTCCGCCAAATATGACGAGAGAGAAAAGAAGTTTGGAAGAAAAGATGTGATTCCGCTGTGGATCGCAGACATGGACTTTAAGACGGCGCAGCCCATTATTGATGCCGTAAAGGCAAAAGCAGAGGAAGGAATCTGGGGCTACACCTCCAGACCGGCTTCTTATTATGAGGCAGTCTGCGGTTGGCAGAAACGCCGCAATGGCTGGGAGATCGACAAGTCTAAAATCAGTTTCAGCCTTGGCGTAGTACCTACATTATCTTCTATAGTGGAGGTTTTTACAGAGCCAGGAGATAAGGTGCTGATCCAGACACCGGTTTACTCCGAGTTTTATGATGTGACAGAGGGCTGGGGCAGAGAAGTAGTTGAAAGCCCGCTGGTTGAGACGGATGGGAACTGGAGTGTTGATTTTGAGGATTTTGAGGAGAAGGTAAAACAGGCGAAAATATTTTTCCTGTGCAGTCCTCACAATCCCCTTGGAATTGTATGGGAGAGAGAGCAGCTTACCAGATTATGCGAGATCTGCATTAAAAATCATGTGTTGATCGTATCAGATGAGATTCATTCCGATTTGGTTTTTCATGGAAAGAAGCATATTCCGACGGCAACGCTGTCGCCGGAAATCGCAGCCAACGTGATCAGCTGTATTTCTGGAACAAAAACCTTCAACATGGCGGGCCTGCAGGCGTCAGCGGTTATCTTCCCTAATATGGAGTTGAAGGCGAAGTATGACAGGTTCTGGATGAATCTGGATATTCACCGCAACAATGCCGTTAGTTCCGTTGCGATGGAGACAGCATTTAATGAAGGAGAGGAATGGCTGGAGCAGCTTCTGGTATATATTTCCGACAACTTTGATTTTATCAAGGATTACTGTGAGAAATACATTCCTCAGATTCATCCCAATGTTCCGGACGCTACCTATCTGGTATGGCTGGATTGCCGGGAGCTGGGAATGAGCAATGAAGAGCTGAGCCGTTTTATGGTAGAGAAAGCTGGCTTGGGATTAAGCGATGGATACACATTCGGAAGAAGTCTTTCCGGTTATATGCGTCTTAACGCAGCATGTCCAAGAAGTGTTTTAAAACAGGCTTTAGAGCAGCTTCGTGCTGCTGTGGAAGCGTTATAG
- a CDS encoding TRAP transporter substrate-binding protein — MVRKLVKKLSACVLAAAVVAGLTGCGSVTSGKRIVRISHAQSETHPEHLGLLAFKKYVEERLGDKYEVQIFPNELLGSAQKAIELTQTGAIDFVVAGTANLETFASVYEIFSMPYLFDSEDVYKSVMQDTDYMEKIYESTDEAGFRVVTWYNAGTRNFYGKKPINTPDDLKGMKIRVQQSPASVAMVNAFGAAAAPMSFGEVYTAIQQGVIDGAENNELALTNNKHGEVAKYYSYNKHQMVPDMLVANLKFLNGLSPEEYQVFKEAAAVSTEVEMAEWDKSIEEAKDIAINQMGVEFIDVDVNAFKQKVLPLHEKMLQENPKIVDFYNHIQEANEKAKGGQ, encoded by the coding sequence ATGGTTAGGAAATTAGTTAAAAAACTGTCAGCCTGTGTGCTGGCTGCAGCCGTTGTTGCTGGTCTTACCGGCTGCGGTTCTGTAACTTCCGGAAAGCGCATTGTCCGTATTTCACATGCCCAGTCAGAAACACATCCGGAGCATCTGGGACTTCTGGCATTTAAGAAGTATGTTGAGGAACGCTTAGGAGATAAGTATGAAGTCCAGATCTTCCCAAATGAGCTTCTGGGTTCCGCGCAGAAAGCGATCGAGCTGACCCAGACCGGTGCAATCGACTTCGTAGTAGCAGGTACTGCAAACCTGGAGACTTTCGCAAGTGTTTATGAGATTTTCAGCATGCCATATCTGTTTGATTCCGAGGACGTTTACAAGTCTGTAATGCAGGATACGGATTACATGGAAAAGATTTATGAGTCCACTGACGAAGCAGGTTTCCGCGTAGTTACCTGGTATAATGCAGGAACCAGAAACTTCTATGGCAAAAAGCCGATCAATACCCCGGATGACTTAAAGGGCATGAAGATCCGTGTACAGCAGAGTCCGGCCAGTGTTGCCATGGTAAATGCATTTGGCGCAGCTGCAGCTCCTATGAGCTTTGGTGAGGTTTATACTGCCATCCAGCAGGGTGTTATCGATGGTGCTGAAAACAACGAGCTGGCATTGACGAACAATAAGCACGGTGAAGTAGCTAAGTATTATTCCTATAATAAACATCAGATGGTACCGGATATGCTGGTTGCCAACTTAAAATTCTTAAACGGCTTAAGCCCGGAAGAATATCAGGTATTTAAAGAGGCTGCTGCTGTTTCCACTGAAGTTGAGATGGCTGAGTGGGACAAGAGTATTGAAGAGGCAAAGGATATTGCCATTAATCAGATGGGCGTTGAGTTTATTGATGTAGATGTAAACGCATTTAAGCAGAAAGTGCTTCCTCTTCATGAGAAGATGTTACAGGAAAATCCGAAGATCGTGGATTTCTATAACCACATCCAGGAAGCAAACGAAAAAGCAAAGGGAGGACAGTAG
- a CDS encoding Xaa-Pro peptidase family protein, whose translation MRPKEYRIKELLCEKGLDGAIVSSPENFHYVTGFGGHQHTVSRQPGFTLAVMRADDKVPTHLTTMDFEAATFRIKAAGLNFVVDPYDTWVGLKTWDEIAHGAVVPDKTAMESSMDKLVQFMKACDLANKKVGIELDYLPVPYYKSLTEKFPEAEFVDISDLFVYARSVKQPDEIEMFRKLCRIADHGFTEVSKIAKIGVSERELSQCFREDVIKSGFCVPSAWSMFSTGPSGARLTLPGDGVVKDGDVVKFDAGVNAEFDFYTTDTSRAWIIGNGDPALLKLKDRLYEGQRRMIAAAKPGLPINELYHTAYDYVKEMFPCYRRGHQGHSISMGPATAEAPYINASETRPLEAGMILAMEVPCYIDGVNGFNIEDMVLITEDGCEVLTPNTPHYL comes from the coding sequence ATGAGACCAAAGGAATATAGAATTAAGGAACTGCTTTGCGAAAAAGGATTGGATGGAGCAATCGTGTCCTCTCCGGAGAATTTTCATTATGTAACAGGATTCGGCGGCCATCAGCATACCGTATCCAGACAGCCAGGATTTACCCTGGCTGTCATGCGGGCTGATGACAAGGTGCCCACCCATCTGACAACGATGGACTTTGAGGCTGCCACATTCCGTATTAAGGCTGCGGGACTGAATTTTGTGGTAGACCCTTATGATACCTGGGTTGGCTTAAAAACCTGGGATGAGATTGCCCACGGAGCAGTTGTGCCGGATAAAACAGCTATGGAAAGCTCCATGGATAAGCTGGTTCAGTTTATGAAGGCCTGCGATCTGGCGAACAAAAAGGTTGGCATAGAGCTGGATTACCTTCCAGTTCCCTACTATAAGAGTCTGACTGAAAAGTTCCCGGAAGCGGAATTTGTAGATATTTCTGATTTATTTGTCTATGCCCGCAGCGTAAAACAGCCGGACGAGATTGAAATGTTCCGGAAGCTGTGCCGCATTGCAGATCATGGTTTTACAGAGGTAAGCAAAATTGCGAAAATCGGTGTATCTGAGCGTGAATTGTCCCAGTGCTTCCGGGAAGATGTAATAAAGTCCGGATTCTGTGTTCCAAGCGCCTGGTCTATGTTCTCCACAGGCCCATCCGGCGCAAGGCTGACACTGCCGGGAGACGGAGTTGTAAAAGACGGGGATGTGGTGAAATTTGATGCAGGTGTCAATGCAGAATTTGATTTCTATACCACAGATACCTCCAGAGCATGGATAATCGGAAACGGTGACCCGGCATTGTTAAAATTAAAGGATCGTCTTTACGAAGGACAGCGCAGAATGATTGCGGCGGCAAAACCAGGCCTTCCTATCAATGAATTGTATCACACTGCATATGACTATGTAAAAGAGATGTTCCCCTGCTATCGGAGAGGTCATCAGGGACACTCCATCAGTATGGGACCGGCGACAGCAGAGGCGCCTTACATCAACGCTTCCGAGACAAGACCTCTGGAGGCAGGAATGATACTGGCAATGGAAGTACCTTGCTACATTGACGGTGTAAATGGTTTCAACATTGAGGATATGGTGCTGATTACAGAGGATGGTTGTGAAGTGTTGACACCAAACACACCTCATTATCTGTAA
- a CDS encoding AbgT family transporter, which produces MAKEKKKGFVLRALDTVEHVGNALPNPATIFLILTGVVIVLSAICAACGVSVTYDFLDNSKGEITQKTVAAVSLLAPDSIRHMVTTVVGNFTGFFALGTVFTIMIGVGVADGTGFMSALLRKVAASTPKAFVTAVVVFLGIMSNIASSTGYVVLVPLGAVLFMAFGRHPIAGLAAAFAGVSGGWSANLLIGTNDPMFAGMSTQAAQMIDPSYNVLPVCNWYFMIASTFLITIIGTFVTDKIIEPRLAPYVPDASEQVQDIGENEKRGMRWAGITALVYIAIMAMLVVPQNGLLRNPETHAFLSSPFMSGIIFFMMLLFLLPGLAYGIGAGVIKNDKDVVELMNKTISGLSSFMVLIFFAAQFTACFNYSNLGTIISVAGADFLKSVGFTGLPLIICYIVLTAFINIFIAVDSAKWAIMAPIFVPMFMRLGYSPELTQVAYRIGDSSTNIIAPLMPFFVLTVAFFQKYDKKAGIGSVISTMLPYSLAFLIGWIIMFCVWYVLGLPLGPGSPMFY; this is translated from the coding sequence ATGGCAAAAGAAAAGAAGAAAGGCTTTGTGCTGCGGGCACTGGACACTGTGGAGCATGTGGGAAATGCTCTGCCCAACCCCGCAACGATTTTCCTGATTTTGACGGGAGTCGTAATCGTACTGTCCGCAATCTGCGCGGCTTGTGGTGTATCGGTTACATATGATTTCCTGGACAACTCAAAGGGAGAAATCACCCAGAAAACCGTTGCTGCAGTCAGCCTTCTGGCACCTGACAGCATCCGTCACATGGTAACAACCGTAGTTGGAAACTTTACCGGATTCTTCGCACTTGGAACTGTATTCACCATCATGATCGGTGTAGGCGTAGCGGACGGAACCGGATTTATGTCTGCATTGCTGAGGAAGGTGGCTGCTTCCACTCCAAAGGCATTTGTGACAGCTGTTGTGGTATTCTTAGGAATTATGTCCAACATCGCATCTTCTACCGGATATGTAGTTCTGGTGCCATTGGGCGCAGTTTTATTTATGGCATTCGGCCGTCATCCAATCGCAGGTCTTGCAGCAGCCTTTGCAGGTGTATCCGGCGGATGGAGTGCAAACCTTTTGATCGGAACCAATGACCCCATGTTTGCTGGTATGTCCACACAGGCAGCTCAGATGATCGATCCAAGCTACAATGTACTTCCTGTATGTAACTGGTATTTCATGATAGCATCTACATTCCTGATCACCATTATCGGAACCTTTGTTACAGATAAAATCATTGAGCCACGTCTGGCTCCTTATGTACCGGATGCTTCTGAGCAGGTTCAGGATATCGGTGAGAATGAGAAGCGCGGTATGCGCTGGGCAGGAATTACAGCGCTGGTTTATATAGCAATTATGGCAATGTTAGTTGTACCGCAGAACGGACTTTTAAGAAATCCGGAAACACACGCATTTTTAAGCTCCCCGTTCATGAGCGGAATCATTTTCTTCATGATGCTGCTGTTCCTGCTTCCGGGCCTTGCTTATGGTATCGGCGCTGGCGTTATCAAGAATGACAAAGATGTAGTGGAACTGATGAACAAGACCATCAGCGGTCTTTCCAGCTTCATGGTTCTGATTTTCTTCGCAGCTCAGTTTACTGCATGCTTTAACTATTCAAACCTGGGAACCATCATTTCCGTTGCAGGCGCTGATTTCCTGAAGTCTGTTGGCTTCACAGGACTGCCATTAATCATTTGCTATATCGTACTGACCGCATTTATCAATATCTTTATTGCAGTTGACTCTGCAAAATGGGCTATTATGGCACCGATTTTCGTTCCAATGTTCATGCGTCTTGGTTATTCTCCGGAACTTACCCAGGTAGCTTACCGTATTGGCGATTCCAGTACCAACATCATTGCTCCGCTGATGCCATTCTTCGTATTGACTGTAGCATTCTTCCAGAAGTATGACAAGAAGGCAGGAATCGGAAGTGTTATTTCTACCATGCTTCCTTACTCACTGGCATTTTTAATTGGCTGGATTATCATGTTCTGCGTATGGTATGTACTGGGACTTCCGTTAGGACCTGGTTCACCGATGTTCTATTAA
- a CDS encoding FAD-dependent oxidoreductase, with the protein MNKRILIIGGVAGGASVAARARRLDAGAEIIMFERGPHVSFSNCSLPYYLSGVVGNSDALLMMSPEKFKKSYDIDARVNSEVTAINRDKKTIEIKNTLTGDVHEEAYDVLVMAPGASPVKPRSIGGIDGKNVYTVRNVADIVHLKDGLEAAGAENTAVIGGGFIGIEVAENLAKAGKKVTVVEAMNQILAPFDYDMVQMLHKELLDNGVSLIVEDGVKTIEEKQITLASGKTVPADAVILAIGVAPETGLAKAAGLEIGETGGILVDHNYRTSDKNIYAVGDAIEVFDRMTGKPSRLALAGPALRQARAAADAMYGIPDDNRGVIGSCALRVFGLNAAATGLNERNARKAGIPCDFVYVIPGDKVGIMPGSAPMHFKLVFEVPTGRILGAQAIGRGNVDKRVDVIAAMVSMNGTIRDLKNLELCYSPVFGTARDVVNQAALVAENILYGRFRQVPVTQVRSLVEEQAFIVDVREKGEYEAGHLKGSVNIPLSELRERTDEIPKDRPVYLHCRSSQRSYNALMALQGRGYENVVNISGSFLGICLYEYYNDVAMGREKIVTEYNFA; encoded by the coding sequence ATGAATAAAAGGATTCTGATCATAGGAGGCGTAGCAGGCGGCGCTTCGGTAGCAGCCAGAGCAAGACGTCTCGACGCGGGAGCAGAGATCATTATGTTTGAGCGTGGCCCACATGTGTCCTTTTCCAACTGCTCTCTTCCCTATTATCTGTCGGGAGTAGTGGGGAACAGTGATGCATTGTTAATGATGTCCCCGGAAAAATTCAAAAAGTCTTACGATATAGACGCACGGGTTAACAGCGAAGTGACGGCCATTAACCGTGACAAAAAGACCATTGAGATTAAAAACACGCTGACCGGGGACGTACATGAGGAGGCCTACGATGTTCTGGTTATGGCTCCCGGTGCATCACCTGTAAAGCCAAGAAGCATCGGCGGAATTGACGGTAAAAATGTGTATACAGTCCGTAACGTGGCAGATATTGTTCACTTAAAGGATGGACTGGAGGCCGCAGGAGCGGAGAATACAGCGGTTATCGGCGGTGGCTTTATCGGAATTGAGGTGGCTGAAAACCTTGCAAAGGCGGGGAAGAAGGTTACTGTGGTGGAGGCCATGAACCAGATTCTGGCACCCTTTGATTACGATATGGTACAGATGCTTCACAAGGAGCTGCTGGACAATGGCGTGTCTTTAATTGTGGAGGATGGAGTAAAAACCATTGAAGAGAAGCAGATTACCCTTGCTTCCGGCAAAACGGTGCCGGCGGATGCGGTTATTCTGGCCATTGGTGTAGCACCGGAGACGGGGCTTGCAAAGGCAGCCGGACTGGAAATCGGAGAGACCGGCGGTATTTTGGTGGATCACAACTACCGCACAAGCGATAAAAATATCTATGCGGTTGGTGATGCCATTGAGGTCTTTGACCGTATGACCGGGAAACCATCACGTCTGGCTCTTGCCGGTCCGGCCCTGAGACAGGCGCGGGCGGCGGCGGATGCGATGTATGGGATTCCGGATGACAACAGAGGTGTTATCGGTTCCTGTGCACTGCGTGTATTTGGCTTAAATGCAGCAGCAACCGGTCTTAATGAGCGGAATGCCCGCAAAGCCGGAATTCCCTGCGATTTTGTTTATGTGATTCCTGGTGACAAGGTGGGAATTATGCCGGGAAGTGCACCGATGCACTTTAAACTGGTGTTTGAGGTTCCGACAGGAAGGATCCTGGGTGCTCAGGCCATCGGAAGAGGAAATGTGGACAAACGGGTGGATGTGATTGCAGCCATGGTTTCCATGAATGGCACTATCCGGGATTTAAAGAATCTGGAGCTGTGTTATTCACCAGTATTTGGCACAGCCAGAGATGTGGTAAATCAGGCGGCTCTGGTGGCTGAAAATATTCTGTACGGACGTTTCCGCCAGGTTCCGGTTACACAGGTAAGAAGCCTTGTGGAGGAACAGGCGTTCATTGTAGACGTACGGGAAAAAGGAGAGTATGAGGCCGGACATTTGAAGGGTTCTGTGAATATTCCTTTAAGTGAGCTTCGTGAGAGAACGGATGAAATTCCGAAAGACCGTCCGGTATACCTGCATTGCCGTTCCAGCCAGAGAAGCTACAATGCACTGATGGCGCTTCAGGGACGGGGATATGAGAATGTGGTTAATATTTCCGGATCATTCCTTGGAATCTGCCTGTATGAGTACTACAATGATGTGGCCATGGGGCGGGAAAAAATCGTGACGGAATATAATTTCGCATAA
- a CDS encoding AEC family transporter, translating to MEAILMKAASFIAVIILGYGLRKAGFFKEEDFYVLSKIVLKITLPASIIANFSQAEIQPAMLLLCLVGFAGGVLYMSLGWILGGKDRDEKAFHILNMSGYNIGNFTMPFTAGFFGPTGVVITSLFDTGNAFICLGGAYSVASMAKDKNSRFSVGPILKTLIKSAPFDAYIGMLILSLIHVSLPAPAVSIAQLIGNANAFMAMLMLGVGFKLSGDKKQIGKIGKILSIRYGVAVVASLMFYFVLPLPLEYRQTLAVLVFSPIAAAAPAFTGDLKGDIGLASAVNSISIIISMVMITTVLIVVL from the coding sequence ATGGAAGCGATCCTGATGAAAGCAGCTTCTTTTATTGCAGTTATTATTTTAGGATATGGATTGCGGAAAGCTGGCTTTTTTAAAGAAGAAGATTTTTATGTATTGTCAAAGATTGTGCTTAAGATCACACTTCCTGCATCTATCATTGCAAATTTTTCACAGGCTGAGATACAGCCTGCCATGCTTTTGCTGTGTCTTGTAGGATTTGCAGGCGGCGTGCTTTACATGAGCCTTGGATGGATCCTTGGAGGAAAAGACAGGGATGAAAAGGCATTTCATATCCTGAATATGTCCGGTTACAATATTGGAAATTTCACCATGCCATTTACCGCCGGTTTTTTTGGTCCTACAGGTGTAGTCATCACCAGTTTATTTGATACGGGAAACGCGTTTATCTGTCTGGGAGGTGCTTACAGTGTAGCTTCTATGGCAAAGGATAAAAACAGCAGGTTTTCTGTGGGTCCTATTTTGAAAACACTGATAAAATCCGCGCCATTTGATGCATATATCGGTATGCTCATCCTTTCCCTGATCCATGTTTCTCTTCCAGCACCTGCTGTCAGCATTGCACAGCTGATCGGAAATGCCAATGCGTTTATGGCGATGTTAATGCTCGGAGTTGGTTTTAAGCTTTCAGGCGATAAAAAGCAGATCGGAAAAATCGGAAAGATCCTTTCCATACGTTATGGTGTGGCAGTGGTGGCATCATTGATGTTTTATTTTGTTCTTCCCCTTCCATTGGAATACCGTCAGACACTGGCAGTACTGGTGTTCAGCCCTATTGCAGCAGCAGCACCTGCGTTTACCGGTGATCTGAAAGGGGATATTGGTCTTGCAAGTGCAGTAAACTCTATTTCTATTATTATCAGTATGGTCATGATCACAACGGTACTTATTGTTGTACTGTAA
- a CDS encoding AEC family transporter, with the protein MEAILMRAGSFMAVIILGYVLKKVGFFKEDDFYVMSKIMVKITLPASIIVNFSQTKMEPSMFLLCLLGFGGGILYMALGWIMGGKDPDEKGFQILNLSGYSIGSFTMPFTSSFFGPAGVVVTSLFDTGNAVIALGGSYSIGAMVKNREKKFSFIPLCKTLLCSVPFDAYLFMYVLYWLHLSLPAPVLNIAQLVANANAFLAMLMLGVGFKLSGDRTQMSKIVKMLGVRYGVAVLTAAAFYFLLPFSLEYRQALAVLVFSPIAAAAPAFTADMKGDINLASAVNSLSIIISMVCITCVLIAVL; encoded by the coding sequence ATGGAAGCGATACTGATGCGGGCCGGTTCTTTTATGGCTGTGATCATCCTGGGGTATGTTCTGAAAAAAGTAGGATTTTTTAAGGAAGATGATTTTTATGTTATGTCAAAGATCATGGTGAAGATCACACTTCCTGCATCCATCATAGTCAATTTTTCGCAGACGAAAATGGAGCCATCCATGTTTTTACTATGCCTGTTAGGTTTTGGCGGGGGTATTTTATATATGGCTCTTGGATGGATCATGGGTGGAAAAGATCCGGATGAAAAGGGATTTCAGATCCTGAACCTTTCCGGCTACAGCATCGGAAGCTTTACCATGCCATTTACCAGCAGTTTTTTTGGACCTGCCGGCGTAGTTGTTACCAGTTTGTTTGATACGGGAAATGCCGTGATCGCTTTAGGCGGTTCTTACAGTATTGGTGCTATGGTTAAAAACAGGGAAAAGAAATTTTCATTTATCCCACTGTGCAAAACACTTCTCTGTTCTGTTCCTTTTGATGCTTATCTTTTTATGTATGTTTTATACTGGCTTCATTTGTCACTGCCGGCACCTGTATTAAACATTGCACAGCTGGTGGCAAATGCAAATGCTTTTCTCGCCATGCTTATGTTAGGTGTTGGATTTAAGCTGTCAGGAGACCGGACACAGATGAGCAAGATCGTGAAAATGTTAGGTGTCCGCTATGGAGTGGCTGTTTTAACAGCAGCAGCATTTTACTTTCTGCTTCCTTTTTCACTGGAATACCGTCAGGCTCTGGCAGTGCTTGTGTTCAGCCCTATTGCTGCAGCAGCGCCTGCATTTACAGCAGACATGAAAGGGGATATTAACCTGGCAAGCGCCGTAAATTCTCTTTCCATCATTATCAGTATGGTCTGCATTACCTGTGTGCTGATCGCTGTTTTATAG